A region of Legionella donaldsonii DNA encodes the following proteins:
- a CDS encoding tyrosine-type recombinase/integrase: MNLLDEQNSKNRKFVIDKIFHPLDGHFDTNSLSAWLSYYYSVHVKGAPEKTEQAKMKDLAKFINFFQMEVGHDLVDSWTPAVSKHFQKHLCKTISEKTGKPYKATSINRTMATIRHVGRWLHQQRPLLAGDPLAQVKDLQTDAPDWNGLTSKQLMRLKSACEQRLKGCTRKNQNPLMETALFYVLLGTGLRESEVVSLNVGQYRQEGLCDVSRHKSNRISQKIPLPKESRMYLEEYLEKRGAQDDEPLFITRYGTRLQTLDVYRICQRVLKQALAFLPEQEKFDFTPHKLRHTFLKKVTDKHGVHFAQELSGNVSIKEIFRYAKPSQDEIQLTIEELF; the protein is encoded by the coding sequence ATGAATTTACTGGACGAACAAAATTCAAAAAATCGAAAGTTTGTGATAGATAAGATTTTCCATCCCTTGGATGGTCATTTTGATACCAATTCCCTGTCCGCTTGGTTGTCCTATTATTACTCAGTGCATGTGAAAGGAGCCCCTGAAAAAACTGAACAGGCCAAAATGAAAGATTTGGCGAAATTTATAAATTTCTTTCAAATGGAAGTAGGGCATGATTTGGTGGATAGTTGGACGCCGGCTGTTAGTAAACATTTTCAAAAGCATTTATGTAAAACCATTTCTGAGAAAACTGGAAAACCCTATAAGGCCACATCTATTAATAGAACGATGGCAACCATTCGTCACGTAGGTCGTTGGCTTCATCAACAACGTCCCTTATTAGCAGGTGATCCGTTAGCACAGGTCAAAGATTTACAAACCGATGCGCCGGATTGGAATGGATTAACTTCAAAACAACTAATGCGTTTAAAATCAGCTTGCGAGCAGCGACTTAAAGGCTGCACTCGCAAGAATCAAAATCCATTAATGGAAACAGCTCTTTTTTATGTCTTACTTGGCACGGGGCTTCGTGAATCAGAAGTAGTTTCCTTAAATGTCGGTCAATATAGACAGGAAGGCTTATGTGATGTTTCACGCCATAAGTCAAATCGTATTAGTCAAAAAATTCCATTGCCGAAGGAAAGTAGGATGTACTTAGAAGAATATCTGGAGAAAAGAGGAGCTCAGGATGATGAGCCTTTATTTATAACAAGGTATGGGACACGCCTACAAACCTTAGATGTTTACCGAATTTGTCAGCGGGTGTTAAAGCAAGCCTTGGCATTTTTACCAGAGCAAGAAAAGTTTGATTTTACGCCACATAAACTGCGACATACTTTCTTAAAGAAAGTTACAGACAAACATGGTGTTCATTTTGCTCAAGAGCTTAGTGGTAATGTGTCCATTAAAGAAATATTTAGATATGCCAAGCCGAGTCAAGATGAGATACAGTTGACAATTGAGGAGCTATTCTGA